Proteins encoded together in one Psychrobacter sanguinis window:
- a CDS encoding Na/Pi cotransporter family protein, translating into MNSAWMVLCYGLALFLFGMQCIEEGLHNTAGGTLERVMAKSTATPAKGFLFGIFSTFLLQSTTLVSLLTIAFLSTGMITLSGGLAVILGTNLGATSGAWLLALAGQSVSLSPAAVPMLVVGVFIGFLDKRLKFFGQALVGIALIFLGIDSIKDGFGAFANIELNSIEASGISQVLLFTLIGFLLTCVLQSSHATLILILAALAAGQITLTQGFAIALGSNLGSSFTTALVGMLSSDRNGQRLALAHLIYNWVTALLALILWVPLTYTVAWAAKIAGMSSPLLQLALFHTLFNVLGVSVFWGIQQQFIEKLKVFLPDKRPKKQLPDDSEAVLPRHLHKNMLKATDTAISAVSQETQHLTTLALEVICHAIYVPNAELYRPAGRLTDPKLPLKLDVQTIYEWQIKPLYSEILNFTSKIDVNHNGKLQKKLTEAHIAAFHVVEIVKQSKHLQKNMHQFLSNPDAEVYRDYMALRQSLFEMLLSFNAVRSLFQPSKELDKESYAKLIEEKQLALINFIENSEEAHLPHTQVLDKLRENQIDKMQASSLINDMNYVRRIKTGLSEILISLDNSQFR; encoded by the coding sequence ATGAACTCAGCTTGGATGGTGCTGTGTTATGGATTGGCTTTGTTTTTATTTGGCATGCAGTGTATTGAGGAGGGATTGCATAATACTGCTGGTGGAACTCTAGAGCGAGTGATGGCTAAAAGCACCGCTACGCCAGCCAAAGGTTTTTTGTTCGGTATTTTTTCGACCTTTCTATTACAGTCAACGACTCTGGTCTCATTACTGACTATTGCCTTTCTAAGCACAGGCATGATTACCTTGTCTGGCGGTTTGGCTGTCATCTTAGGGACCAATTTAGGGGCAACCAGTGGTGCTTGGCTTCTGGCCTTAGCCGGTCAAAGTGTTAGCTTAAGCCCTGCCGCGGTTCCGATGTTGGTGGTGGGCGTTTTTATCGGTTTTTTAGACAAGCGGCTCAAGTTTTTTGGACAAGCTTTGGTTGGTATTGCCTTAATTTTCTTAGGGATTGACTCTATTAAGGACGGCTTTGGCGCCTTTGCTAATATTGAACTAAACAGCATTGAAGCCAGTGGCATTAGCCAAGTCCTGCTATTTACCTTAATCGGCTTTCTACTAACCTGTGTCCTACAGTCCTCGCATGCCACATTAATCTTGATCTTAGCGGCACTAGCCGCAGGTCAGATTACCCTCACCCAAGGTTTTGCAATTGCCTTAGGCTCCAACTTAGGCAGTAGCTTTACGACCGCTTTGGTAGGCATGCTTAGCAGCGATCGCAATGGACAAAGATTGGCTCTCGCCCATCTCATTTACAACTGGGTTACTGCGCTACTGGCTTTAATACTATGGGTACCCTTAACTTATACGGTGGCTTGGGCTGCAAAAATAGCGGGAATGAGCTCTCCATTACTACAACTGGCTCTATTTCATACTTTGTTCAACGTATTGGGAGTCTCTGTATTTTGGGGCATCCAGCAGCAGTTTATTGAAAAATTAAAGGTATTCTTACCTGACAAAAGACCGAAAAAACAACTGCCTGATGACTCTGAGGCCGTCTTGCCCCGTCACTTGCACAAGAATATGTTAAAGGCCACAGACACAGCTATTTCTGCGGTTAGTCAAGAAACCCAGCACTTAACTACTTTAGCATTGGAGGTGATTTGTCACGCTATTTACGTGCCTAATGCTGAGTTATACCGTCCTGCAGGTCGGCTAACCGATCCTAAACTTCCGCTTAAGTTAGATGTACAAACCATCTATGAGTGGCAAATAAAACCTCTTTATAGTGAAATTTTAAATTTCACCAGTAAAATTGATGTCAATCATAATGGTAAGTTGCAAAAGAAATTGACTGAGGCTCATATTGCTGCCTTCCATGTGGTAGAAATAGTCAAACAAAGCAAGCACTTACAAAAAAACATGCATCAATTCCTAAGTAACCCTGACGCTGAGGTTTATCGAGATTATATGGCACTGCGCCAAAGCCTATTTGAGATGTTGCTTAGCTTTAATGCTGTTCGCTCTTTGTTTCAGCCCAGCAAGGAGTTAGATAAAGAGTCTTATGCCAAGCTAATTGAAGAAAAACAACTGGCTTTAATCAATTTTATTGAAAATAGTGAAGAGGCTCACTTACCTCATACCCAAGTATTGGATAAGCTAAGGGAAAATCAGATAGATAAAATGCAAGCCTCATCTTTAATAAATGACATGAACTATGTGCGTCGAATTAAAACCGGACTGTCCGAAATATTAATTAGTTTAGACAACAGCCAGTTTCGATAA